A stretch of Kaistella flava (ex Peng et al. 2021) DNA encodes these proteins:
- a CDS encoding MBL fold metallo-hydrolase: MLQIKSFAFNPFSQNTYVVFNENKDAYIIDPGNFTDEETETLEKFISDNDLKVQNILLTHAHIDHVLGLQKAFDKYKVPVLVHPLEQEMLDRNPMDANRFGFFFKPFEGKISYINEDEIVILGNHEFKIIHVPGHSPGSIAFYNEPQKFMISGDVLFEGSIGRTDLYKGDHEQLITNIKNKLFILDEETKVYNGHGNPTTIGFEKNYSPYFR; encoded by the coding sequence ATGTTGCAGATTAAATCTTTCGCTTTCAATCCTTTTTCACAAAATACGTATGTCGTTTTTAATGAAAATAAAGACGCATATATCATCGATCCGGGAAATTTTACTGATGAAGAAACCGAGACTTTAGAAAAATTCATTTCAGACAATGACTTAAAAGTTCAGAATATTCTTTTAACGCACGCACACATCGATCACGTTTTGGGTTTGCAGAAAGCGTTTGATAAATACAAAGTTCCGGTTTTGGTTCATCCGCTTGAGCAGGAAATGTTGGACAGAAATCCAATGGATGCCAATAGATTCGGCTTTTTCTTTAAACCATTTGAAGGTAAAATATCTTATATTAATGAAGATGAAATAGTGATATTAGGAAACCATGAATTCAAAATAATTCACGTTCCCGGACATTCACCAGGAAGTATTGCTTTTTACAACGAACCACAGAAATTCATGATTTCGGGTGATGTTTTATTTGAAGGAAGCATTGGCAGAACCGATTTGTACAAAGGTGATCACGAACAACTCATTACCAATATCAAGAATAAACTTTTTATTCTCGATGAAGAAACAAAAGTCTACAACGGACACGGAAATCCAACCACGATTGGATTCGAGAAAAACTACAGTCCTTATTTCAGATAA
- a CDS encoding thermonuclease family protein yields MQKSILLLLFLFFGNYIIPASFQSPQQTNQLILKVKVIGVKDGDTVEVLYYQLPIVIRLEHIDAPEKKQAFGTVSKQKLSDLCFGKNVTIISTGKKGNYDGRGRMIAEIFVNEKTNANKEMVKAGLAWHYKKYSKSDEYAQLENIARKNRVGLWADKSVVAPWDFRR; encoded by the coding sequence ATGCAAAAATCAATCTTACTCCTTCTCTTTTTATTCTTCGGAAATTACATTATTCCAGCCTCTTTTCAATCTCCACAGCAAACCAATCAACTTATTCTTAAAGTAAAAGTTATAGGTGTAAAAGACGGCGATACCGTTGAGGTTTTATATTATCAACTTCCGATTGTAATTCGGCTCGAACATATCGATGCGCCAGAAAAGAAACAAGCGTTTGGGACGGTTTCTAAACAGAAACTTTCAGACTTATGTTTCGGAAAAAATGTTACAATTATCAGCACTGGCAAAAAAGGAAACTATGATGGCCGAGGTCGGATGATCGCTGAGATTTTTGTAAATGAAAAAACGAACGCTAATAAAGAAATGGTAAAAGCTGGTTTAGCCTGGCATTATAAAAAGTATTCCAAAAGTGACGAGTATGCGCAATTAGAAAATATCGCAAGAAAAAATAGAGTAGGACTTTGGGCTGATAAAAGTGTTGTCGCTCCTTGGGATTTTAGAAGATAG
- a CDS encoding IS30 family transposase: MAHLTLEQRYQIETYRSTGISISEIANFVGKDKSVISREIKRNADQRSGTYKAKLADKKAQNRHQIKRKKCSLTAEIEVNILCYLIKDYSPEQIVGRSKVDKVSMVSGERIYQYIWEDKRRGGKLYRHLRTQGKKYKKRGHLKDKRGLIVGRVDISQRPSIVEKKNRLGDLEIDLVIGKDHKGALLTINDRASGVLFMGKVGSKEAAEIEKKTIELLQDWKPLIKTITSDNGKEFANHQAIAEALNISYYFAKPYHSWERGANENLNGLIRQYFPKKHNFENITKEQIQDVTYILNNRPRKRFGYKTPNEIFAEQLNNFDHVAFIT, from the coding sequence ATGGCTCATTTAACGTTGGAACAAAGATACCAAATAGAAACTTATAGAAGTACTGGAATCAGCATTTCTGAAATAGCCAACTTTGTAGGCAAAGACAAAAGTGTAATTTCCAGAGAAATCAAGCGAAATGCGGATCAAAGAAGTGGGACATACAAAGCAAAATTAGCCGATAAAAAGGCTCAAAATAGGCATCAAATAAAAAGGAAAAAATGCTCATTAACAGCAGAGATAGAAGTGAATATTTTGTGTTATTTGATTAAGGATTATAGCCCAGAACAGATCGTGGGTAGATCTAAAGTTGATAAGGTAAGTATGGTATCTGGTGAAAGAATTTACCAATACATTTGGGAAGATAAACGCAGAGGAGGTAAATTGTATCGGCATCTTCGAACCCAGGGAAAGAAGTATAAAAAAAGAGGTCATTTAAAAGACAAAAGAGGTCTTATTGTTGGTAGAGTGGACATTAGTCAGCGCCCTTCAATAGTTGAAAAGAAGAATAGATTAGGAGATTTAGAAATAGATTTGGTCATAGGGAAAGATCACAAAGGAGCCTTACTAACTATTAATGACAGAGCCTCTGGTGTACTATTTATGGGAAAAGTAGGTAGTAAAGAAGCTGCTGAAATTGAGAAGAAAACCATCGAGTTATTACAAGATTGGAAACCTCTGATCAAAACTATAACCTCTGACAATGGAAAAGAATTTGCAAATCATCAAGCGATAGCAGAAGCACTCAATATAAGCTACTATTTTGCCAAACCATACCACAGTTGGGAAAGAGGAGCGAATGAAAATTTGAATGGATTAATAAGACAATATTTTCCTAAAAAGCATAACTTTGAAAATATCACAAAAGAACAAATACAAGATGTAACTTATATTTTAAACAATAGACCTAGGAAAAGATTTGGGTACAAAACGCCCAATGAAATATTTGCCGAACAACTAAATAATTTTGATCATGTTGCATTTATTACTTGA
- a CDS encoding helix-turn-helix domain-containing protein, protein MHLLIECKEQLLIAFDYFKITNNEYLLNTAKYNIADIKKYIGDYEEAREIYIETAYFFRNHQEKIRDTDYKLYYIYSLISLISTNTRLENFAENKKLIAEGLHAISKQKVLAEYKGYFISSEGTDAYFQKKYPLAISKLNEALALYQDQWKHLTEKFYIGMSYVKINEPEKAFPYFKIIEKEYDETQKIDPEFRPAIEFFVDYYKSKGDKAQELFYINKLLAIDINHKSNNKTIASEIKKNYDVRNLLQAKTKIEKERIFERYAILGTLGILLTSLFFMIKSRKSRQQKPSLLEVTIPEKEFDIKENDLEIDEANGISLENNWIEKLNEETKNTIDYERYKPINKTTVGILLRHLETFEQKEGFTEHNLRLYDLAKKFNTNEKYLSKIILISRGKSFNDYITHLRLDYYVKKFQDKSSFKTITDLSQQSGFENYQFFSKEFKNRYRVNPTEYA, encoded by the coding sequence TTGCATTTATTAATTGAATGTAAGGAACAATTACTGATTGCATTTGATTATTTTAAGATAACCAATAACGAATACCTATTAAATACCGCAAAATATAATATTGCAGATATTAAAAAATACATAGGTGATTATGAGGAGGCAAGAGAAATTTATATCGAGACGGCTTATTTCTTTAGAAATCATCAAGAAAAAATCAGGGATACCGATTACAAATTGTATTATATTTATTCACTAATATCTTTAATAAGTACGAATACCAGATTAGAAAATTTCGCAGAAAACAAAAAATTAATAGCAGAAGGTTTACACGCTATTTCAAAACAAAAAGTTTTGGCAGAATACAAAGGTTATTTTATTTCTAGTGAAGGAACAGATGCTTATTTTCAGAAAAAATATCCTTTGGCAATTAGCAAACTCAACGAAGCTTTAGCACTTTATCAAGATCAATGGAAACATTTAACTGAGAAATTTTATATCGGGATGAGTTATGTAAAAATAAACGAGCCAGAAAAGGCATTTCCCTATTTTAAAATCATAGAAAAAGAATATGATGAAACCCAAAAAATAGATCCCGAATTTCGACCAGCAATTGAGTTTTTTGTAGATTACTATAAAAGCAAAGGAGATAAAGCGCAAGAACTTTTCTATATCAACAAACTTTTAGCAATTGACATCAACCATAAATCTAATAACAAAACAATTGCCTCAGAAATTAAGAAAAACTACGATGTCCGAAATCTTTTGCAAGCAAAAACGAAAATAGAAAAGGAAAGAATTTTTGAAAGATATGCTATTTTAGGGACTTTAGGTATTCTTCTTACCTCATTATTCTTTATGATAAAAAGTAGAAAAAGTAGACAACAAAAACCGTCTCTTTTAGAAGTTACAATACCTGAAAAAGAATTTGATATAAAGGAAAATGATTTAGAAATTGATGAAGCCAACGGAATTTCTTTAGAAAATAATTGGATTGAAAAACTAAATGAAGAAACAAAAAACACAATAGATTATGAACGATACAAACCCATTAATAAAACGACCGTAGGGATACTCTTAAGACATTTGGAAACATTTGAACAAAAAGAAGGATTTACTGAACATAACTTGAGACTTTACGATTTAGCAAAAAAATTTAATACTAACGAAAAGTATCTATCAAAAATTATCCTAATCAGCAGAGGCAAGAGTTTTAATGATTACATCACTCACCTTCGTTTGGATTACTACGTGAAAAAGTTTCAAGATAAATCTAGTTTCAAAACTATTACAGACCTTTCCCAACAATCGGGGTTTGAGAATTACCAATTTTTTTCGAAAGAATTTAAAAACCGGTATAGGGTAAACCCGACTGAATATGCGTAA
- a CDS encoding DUF427 domain-containing protein, translating to MKAIWNGKTIAESNKTIVVENNHYFPENSIDKDYFILTNHHTSCPWKGQASYYSIEVKGEKNENAAWFYPSPKEAATNIKNYVAFWKGVEIKE from the coding sequence ATGAAAGCAATTTGGAACGGAAAAACAATAGCAGAAAGTAATAAAACGATTGTAGTAGAAAACAATCATTACTTTCCAGAAAACAGTATTGATAAGGATTATTTCATCTTAACCAATCACCACACTTCCTGTCCTTGGAAAGGTCAGGCATCCTACTACAGCATAGAAGTCAAAGGAGAAAAGAACGAAAACGCCGCCTGGTTTTATCCAAGCCCAAAAGAAGCCGCCACCAACATCAAAAATTACGTCGCCTTCTGGAAAGGAGTTGAAATTAAAGAATAG
- a CDS encoding DUF3467 domain-containing protein, whose translation MDNNQNQNQDPNNINIQLSEMVAGGVYCNLALVNHSPSEFVVDFIQMMPGVQQANVRSRVILAPLHAKRVMAALQQNITNYEQQFGEIKEVEPFVLGQNNVQA comes from the coding sequence ATGGACAACAATCAGAATCAAAATCAAGATCCAAACAACATTAACATTCAATTAAGCGAAATGGTTGCAGGAGGAGTTTATTGTAACCTAGCTTTAGTAAATCATTCCCCTTCAGAATTCGTTGTGGATTTCATCCAAATGATGCCAGGAGTTCAGCAAGCCAACGTAAGATCAAGAGTAATTCTTGCTCCACTACACGCAAAAAGAGTAATGGCTGCATTGCAACAAAATATCACTAACTACGAACAACAATTCGGAGAAATCAAAGAAGTTGAGCCTTTCGTATTAGGACAAAACAACGTACAAGCTTAA
- the rpoC gene encoding DNA-directed RNA polymerase subunit beta' has product MSNKNKTSNFTKITIGLSSPESILQDSRGEVLKPETINYRTHKPERDGLFCEKIFGPVKDYECACGKYKRIRYKGIVCDRCGVEVTEKKVRRERIGHIGLVVPVAHIWYFRSLPNKIGYLLGLPSKKLDMIIYYERYVVIQQGIAKRADGADFDDKEFLTEEEYLDVLETLPADNQYLDDADPNKFIAKMGAEAVEQLLSRIDLDTLSFDLRHKAHNESSKQRRTEALKRLNVVEAIRGANTRMINRPEWMIMRVLPVIPPELRPLVPLDGGRFATSDLNDLYRRVIIRNNRLKRLLEIKAPEVILRNEKRMLQESVDSLFDNTRKSSAVKSESNRPLKSLSDSLKGKQGRFRQNLLGKRVDYSARSVIVVGPNLKLHECGIPKDMAAELYKPFIIRKLIERGIVKTVKSAKRIIDRKEPVVYDILEGIIKGHPVLLNRAPTLHRLGIQAFQPKMIEGKAIQLHPLCTTAFNADFDGDQMAVHLPLGPEAILEAQLLMLGSQNILNPANGSPITVPSQDMVLGLYYMTKELASTDDMKVLGEGLAFYSPQEVEIAYAEGKVSLNAKVRCRVPVKEEGELVTRLVETTAGRVLFNQIVPEGVGFVNELLTKKSLRNVIGRILADTDFPTTVEFLDDMKDLGYSHAFRGGLSFSLGDIVIPAEKKGMIATAVETVDEIKANYNMGLITDTERYNQVIDVWTNTNAGLTEMIMSRMKVDQGGFNSVYMMLDSGARGSKEQIRQLSGMRGLMAKPQKAGSSGAEIIENPIVANFKEGLSILEYFISTHGARKGLADTALKTADAGYLTRRLVDVAQDVIITENDCGTLRGTEITPLKKNDEIVERISERVLGRVSLHNVYDPETDEVIVEADVLINEAYAKAIEAAGIDSVEVRSPLTCEAKKGICAACYGRNLATGKPIHMGEAVGVIAAQSIGEPGTQLTLRTFHQGGTAGNISENPSIVARRDGIVEMDEIRTVTSENEAGKKAEIVVSRSTEFRLVADNAARTPLMVANIPYGSELAVKPGDKVMKGDLICKWDPYNAVIIAESAGKIEYEDIIQGVSFSLEIDEQTGFEEKVISESRNKKAVPTLKVVDSKGVEQKAYNLPVGAHIMVNDGEKIKSGKVMIKIPRKSAKTGDITGGLPRVTELFEARNPSNPAVVTEIDGVVSYGKIKRGNRELIVEAKTGEITKYLVKLSNQILVQENDFVRAGSPLSNGSTTPDDILKIKGPTAVQEYLVNEIQEVYRLQGVKIDDKHFEIIVRQMMTKVSIVDGGDTQFLEGALEHKGDFLLENNRVFGLKVVVEAGDSKQFKPGQMITTKDLRDENSKLKREDQALVEVREALPATATPVLQGITRAALQTKSFMSAASFQETTKVLNEAAVSGKVDYLSGLKENVIVGHRIPAGTGLKDYQNVIVGSKKEFEDIN; this is encoded by the coding sequence ATGTCAAACAAAAATAAAACAAGTAATTTTACTAAAATTACAATTGGTCTTTCTTCACCGGAATCTATTTTACAGGATTCAAGAGGTGAAGTTTTAAAGCCCGAAACTATAAACTACCGTACGCACAAGCCGGAAAGAGATGGTCTTTTCTGTGAAAAAATCTTCGGTCCTGTTAAGGATTACGAATGTGCGTGTGGGAAATACAAAAGAATCCGATATAAAGGAATCGTTTGTGACCGTTGTGGAGTAGAGGTTACCGAGAAAAAAGTACGTAGAGAAAGAATCGGGCATATCGGCTTGGTTGTTCCTGTGGCTCATATCTGGTACTTCCGTTCTTTGCCGAATAAAATCGGTTATCTTTTAGGATTGCCGTCTAAGAAATTAGACATGATCATCTATTACGAAAGATATGTTGTAATTCAGCAAGGTATCGCTAAAAGAGCTGATGGTGCTGACTTCGATGATAAAGAATTTTTGACAGAAGAAGAATACCTGGATGTTCTGGAAACTCTTCCTGCAGATAATCAATATCTTGATGACGCTGATCCGAACAAATTCATCGCCAAAATGGGTGCTGAAGCGGTTGAGCAATTATTAAGCAGAATCGACTTAGATACTTTGTCATTCGACTTGCGTCACAAAGCGCACAACGAATCTTCAAAACAAAGAAGAACTGAGGCATTAAAAAGACTGAACGTTGTTGAAGCGATCAGAGGAGCAAATACAAGAATGATCAACCGTCCAGAATGGATGATTATGAGAGTACTTCCTGTAATTCCACCAGAATTGAGACCTTTGGTTCCATTGGATGGTGGTCGTTTTGCGACTTCAGATTTAAATGACCTTTACCGTAGAGTAATCATTAGAAATAATCGTTTGAAGAGACTTTTGGAAATTAAAGCTCCTGAAGTTATCCTTAGAAACGAAAAAAGAATGTTACAGGAATCTGTAGATTCATTATTCGATAACACCAGAAAATCTTCTGCTGTTAAGTCGGAATCTAACAGACCATTGAAATCACTTTCTGATTCATTGAAAGGTAAACAAGGTCGTTTCCGTCAAAACTTACTGGGGAAACGTGTGGATTATTCTGCCCGTTCAGTAATCGTCGTAGGTCCAAACTTGAAACTACACGAATGCGGTATTCCTAAAGATATGGCAGCGGAACTTTACAAACCGTTTATCATCAGAAAACTGATTGAAAGAGGAATTGTAAAAACTGTGAAATCGGCTAAAAGAATCATCGACAGAAAAGAGCCAGTTGTTTATGACATCTTGGAAGGAATCATCAAAGGTCACCCGGTTCTTTTGAATAGAGCGCCTACTTTGCACAGACTTGGTATTCAGGCATTCCAACCGAAAATGATCGAAGGAAAAGCAATCCAGCTTCACCCATTGTGTACGACTGCATTTAATGCGGATTTCGATGGTGACCAGATGGCGGTGCATTTACCATTAGGACCAGAAGCAATCTTAGAAGCACAACTTCTAATGTTAGGTTCTCAGAATATCTTGAACCCTGCAAATGGTTCTCCGATTACGGTACCTTCTCAGGATATGGTTTTGGGTCTGTATTATATGACCAAAGAATTAGCTTCAACTGATGATATGAAAGTATTAGGTGAAGGCCTGGCTTTCTATTCTCCACAAGAAGTAGAAATCGCTTATGCAGAAGGAAAAGTTTCCTTGAATGCAAAAGTGAGATGTAGAGTTCCTGTGAAAGAAGAGGGAGAATTAGTAACTCGATTGGTAGAAACAACTGCTGGTAGAGTATTATTCAACCAAATCGTTCCTGAAGGTGTAGGATTTGTTAACGAACTTTTAACCAAAAAATCATTGAGAAATGTAATTGGTAGAATTTTGGCTGACACCGATTTCCCAACGACTGTAGAATTCTTGGATGACATGAAAGACTTAGGTTATTCTCATGCATTCCGTGGAGGACTATCATTTAGTTTAGGTGATATCGTAATTCCTGCTGAAAAGAAAGGCATGATTGCAACTGCTGTAGAAACAGTAGATGAGATCAAGGCTAACTATAACATGGGATTAATCACCGATACAGAGCGTTACAACCAGGTAATTGACGTTTGGACGAACACCAACGCAGGATTAACTGAGATGATTATGAGCAGAATGAAAGTCGACCAAGGTGGATTCAACTCTGTTTATATGATGCTTGATTCTGGAGCAAGGGGTTCGAAAGAGCAGATCCGTCAGCTTTCAGGAATGAGGGGATTGATGGCAAAACCACAAAAAGCCGGTTCATCAGGTGCAGAGATTATTGAAAATCCAATTGTAGCCAACTTTAAAGAAGGTCTTTCAATTTTAGAATACTTTATCTCTACTCACGGTGCTCGTAAAGGTCTTGCGGATACCGCACTAAAAACTGCCGATGCTGGTTACTTGACCAGAAGATTGGTAGATGTTGCACAAGACGTGATCATTACTGAAAACGACTGTGGAACTTTAAGAGGAACAGAAATTACACCACTTAAGAAAAATGATGAGATCGTCGAACGTATTTCTGAAAGAGTATTAGGTAGAGTTTCTTTACATAATGTTTACGATCCAGAAACCGATGAGGTGATTGTTGAAGCAGATGTATTGATCAATGAGGCTTATGCCAAAGCGATTGAAGCAGCTGGAATCGACAGCGTAGAAGTTCGTTCTCCATTAACTTGTGAAGCGAAAAAAGGAATCTGTGCAGCGTGTTACGGTCGTAACTTAGCAACTGGTAAACCTATTCATATGGGTGAAGCAGTAGGAGTTATTGCAGCACAATCTATTGGTGAGCCAGGAACTCAGTTAACGTTGAGAACCTTCCACCAAGGGGGAACTGCAGGGAATATTTCTGAGAATCCATCAATCGTTGCAAGACGTGACGGTATCGTAGAAATGGATGAAATTAGAACAGTAACTTCAGAAAACGAAGCTGGTAAAAAAGCCGAGATCGTAGTTTCCCGTTCAACTGAATTCCGTTTGGTAGCAGACAATGCTGCAAGAACGCCGTTGATGGTTGCGAATATTCCTTACGGATCTGAATTAGCTGTTAAACCAGGTGATAAAGTAATGAAAGGAGATCTAATCTGTAAGTGGGATCCGTATAATGCGGTAATCATCGCGGAATCTGCAGGTAAAATCGAGTATGAAGATATTATCCAAGGGGTTTCATTCTCATTAGAGATTGATGAGCAGACTGGTTTCGAAGAGAAAGTAATTTCTGAATCGAGAAACAAGAAAGCAGTACCAACCTTGAAAGTTGTGGATTCTAAAGGAGTTGAGCAAAAAGCATACAACTTACCGGTAGGAGCACACATCATGGTAAACGATGGTGAGAAAATTAAGTCTGGTAAAGTAATGATCAAGATTCCGCGTAAATCTGCTAAAACAGGAGATATTACAGGGGGTCTACCGAGAGTTACCGAATTGTTCGAAGCGAGAAATCCTTCCAACCCAGCGGTAGTTACAGAAATCGATGGAGTTGTATCTTACGGTAAAATCAAAAGAGGTAACCGTGAGCTAATCGTAGAAGCAAAAACTGGAGAGATCACTAAATACTTAGTGAAATTATCCAACCAGATTTTGGTTCAGGAAAATGACTTCGTAAGAGCTGGATCACCGCTTTCAAACGGATCAACTACACCAGATGACATCTTGAAAATTAAAGGACCAACTGCCGTACAGGAATATTTGGTAAATGAAATTCAGGAAGTATATCGTCTACAAGGGGTGAAAATCGATGATAAACACTTCGAGATTATTGTTCGTCAGATGATGACCAAAGTTTCAATCGTAGATGGTGGAGACACTCAATTCTTAGAAGGAGCGTTAGAGCACAAAGGAGATTTCTTATTAGAAAACAACAGAGTGTTCGGTCTTAAAGTAGTTGTAGAAGCTGGGGATTCTAAACAATTCAAACCAGGTCAAATGATTACTACCAAAGATCTAAGAGACGAGAATTCTAAACTGAAACGTGAAGATCAAGCGTTAGTAGAAGTTCGTGAAGCACTTCCTGCAACTGCAACACCAGTATTGCAAGGGATTACAAGAGCGGCGCTACAAACCAAATCATTCATGTCTGCAGCCTCTTTCCAGGAAACGACGAAAGTATTAAACGAAGCAGCAGTTTCAGGAAAAGTAGATTACTTGAGCGGTCTGAAAGAAAACGTAATTGTAGGACACAGAATTCCTGCAGGTACAGGTCTTAAAGATTATCAAAACGTTATCGTGGGTTCTAAAAAAGAATTCGAAGATATCAACTAA